In the genome of Saccharomonospora viridis DSM 43017, one region contains:
- a CDS encoding hotdog domain-containing protein, translating to MSEGDINLYGTIHGGVVMKLIDDATAAAARHVGGPR from the coding sequence ATGAGCGAGGGTGACATCAACCTGTACGGCACCATCCACGGCGGTGTGGTGATGAAGCTGATCGACGATGCCACGGCCGCCGCGGCCCGTCACGTCGGCGGCCCGCGGTGA